The genomic window CGCGCTCGTCACCGGCGGCTCGCGGGGGATCGGGCGCGCGATCGCGCTGGCCCTCGCCGAGGACGGCGCCGACGTCGCCGTGAACTACCGCCGCGACGCCGAGGCCGCCCACGAGACCGTGGCCGCGATCGAGAAGCTCGGCCGCCGCGCACGCGCCTACGCCGCCCCGGTGGACGACGGCGACGCCTGCGCGCGCATGGTCGAGGACGTGATCAGCGACCTCGGCCCCGTCGACCTCCTCGTGAACAACGCCGGCATCGCGAGCCGCGGGCAATCGGTCGAGAAGACCGACCCGGCCGAGCTCGAGCGCGTGATCCGCACCCACGCGCTCGGGCCGCATCGCCTCTGCCAGCTCGTGCTGCCCGGGATGAAGACGCGCCCGCGCGGCGACATCGTGATGATCTCGAGCGTCGCCACCCTGCACCTCCCGGCCTTCGGCGCGCCCTACAACATGGGCAAGGCGGCGCTCGAGGCGCTCGCCCACACGCTCGCGAAGGAGGTCCGCAAGCACGGCATCCGCGTGAACGTGGTGGCGCCGGGTCTCGTCGAGACCGAGATGGGGCGCCGGCTGATGAAGGCCACGGCCGGTATCGAGGATCTGCGCCAGCTCGACGCCTCGATGCCCTTCGGCCGCGTCTGCCAGCCCGAGGACGTGGCGAACGCCGTGCGCTGGCTCGTCTCGGAGCGGGCCGCGTACGTGACGGGGGAGAAGCTCAACGTGTGGGGCGGCGGGCAGGGGTGAGCCGCGGCCCGAGGGAGCCAGGGTGCAAGGCGATCGCCGCGTCATCGACCACCTGAACGCCTACCTGCAGATCGAGCTCGCGGGCTACGCCCAGTACCTGCAGGCCGCGCAGGCCTGTGCGGCCTGGGGCTACCGCCGCCTGCACGAGAAGCAGATGGAGTACTCGCGCGAGGAGATCGAGCACGCGGCGCGGATCACGCGCCGGATCGTCTTCCTCGAGGGCAGCCCGCAGCCGCAGGCGGCCCGCGCGCCGGTGCCGGCCACCCCGGTCGCCGAGCAGCTCCGCCGGGATCACGAGCTCGTGAAGCACGCGATCGACCACCTGCAGGGGGCGATCGCGTGCTGCGAGGAGCAGCGCGACGAGGGTACCCGCACGCTCTTCGAGGAGATGCTGGTGGACGAGGAGAGCCATCTCGACTGGCTCGAGACCGAGCTGCGCGCGATCCGCGCGATCGGCGTGGAGCGCTATCTGCAGGAGCAGCGCATCGGCTAGCCGGACCCGCGCGCCGGGGAAGCTGCGTCCGCCCCGGCGCGGCCCGGAGCGGCGCTCGCCCGCAGGCGCGCCAGCACCTCGGGCCGGGCGCGCACCCGCAGCCGGGTGCCGGCCTCCTCGTGGCTCTCCGCGAGCACCCGCGCGCAGGCGTGCGCCTCGCCCACCACCCGCTGCTGCGCGTAGGGCACGAAGAGCTCGGCGTCCTCCATGCCGTGCTCGAAGTGCGCGACGATGCGCTCGCGCAGCGTGGCGACGTCGGCCGCCTCCCGGGCCGAGAGCAGGGCGGCGCCGGGGAACTCCGCGGCGAGCTCCGCGCGCGCCCCGGGGTCGAGCCGGTCGGCCTTGTTCAGGAGCAGGAGCCGCGGGCTCCCGGTGGCTCCGATCCCGGCGAGCACCTCCTCGGTCGTCTCCATCTGGGTGCGGAAGGAGGGGTCCGAGGCGTCCACCACCTGCACGAGCAGATCGCCGTCGCGCGCCTCGTCGAGCGTCGAGCGGAAGCTCGCGACGAGGTCGTGCGGGAGCTTCTTGATGAAGCCGACCGTGTCGGAGACCAGGATGCGCGGGACGCTCTCGGGGTAGAGCGCCCGCACGGTGGTGTCGAGCGTTGCGAAGAGCTTGTCCTCGACGAGCACGCCGCTGCCGGTGAGCTGTCGCATCCACGACGACTTGCCGGCGTTCGTGTAGCCGACCAGCGCCACGGTGGCGTGCTCGCCGCGCCGCTTGCGGCGCGTCCCGGCCTCGCGCTCGATCCGGGCCAGCTCGGCGCGCAGCTCGGCGATCCGGTCGCGCACCTTGCGGCGGTCGAGCTCGATCGTGCTCTCACCCGCGCCGCGCCCGCCGATGCCGCCGCCCTGGCGGTCCTTCCCGCCGCCGCTCTCGCGCAGGCGGGGCGCCAGGTAGGCGAGCCGCGCGATCTCGACCTGGAGCCGCGCCTCGCGGCTGCGCGCGTGGCGCTGGAAGATCGCCAGGATCACGGCACTGCGGTCGAGCACCTCGGCGCCGGTCGCGCGCTCGAGGTTGCGCGCCTGCGAGGGCGTCAGGTCGTGGTCGACGAGCACGACGCTGGCGCGCGGGCCGGCGCCCGGCGCCGGGGCGGCCACCGCACCCGGCTCCGCACCCCCGCCGTCCGGCGTCTCCGCTTCCTCGGGCTCCTCCCCCTCGTCCTCTGCTTCGGTTTCGGCTCCGGTGGCGCGCCGCCGCGGCCGAGGCGGTCCCACCGGCACGACGCCCGTCCCGCCCGTCCAGCCGGCCAGCTCCGCGAGCTTGCCCTCGCCCACCACCGCGCCGGTCGCGAGCCGCGCGCGCCGCTGGCTCACGCGCCCGACCACCTCGAGGCCGAGCGTCTTGCCGAGCCTCGCCAGCTCGGCGAGCGACGAGGCGTGCTCGGCCTCGTCGGTGCCGGGGAGCTGGACGCCCAGCAGCACGGCTCGGGGTCGCGGCGCACGCGTCTCGGTCGTCACCTGATTGCTCCGGGTCCCGGGTCACGCGCGGGGATGCGGGGGGGGTGTAGCGCAGCCGCCCGCGACGGCGGCCGGGACCCTGGAGGGACATCCGACCCCGCTTGAACCCGAGGGGACGGATTCCGCGGAACAGGAATTCCTGATGTGTGAACGGAAATTCCCACCGCGATTGCCTGTCTTCCGGCCGCCTGGAGCCAACCTCCTGGATTCCTTCGGGAAGGTGCACGGCGTTCCGGCGGTACGCGATTTGCTGGTTCCCTGCCCTGGCAACCTCCTCGGGAAGGGATGGTCATGCACACGCGTGTCTCTTCGCTTCGCTCCGTCTTCCGGACGCTCGCCCTGGCCGCCACGGTCCTGGCGGCCCCGCAGCTCGCAAGAGCGGTCCCCGTCTTCTCCAACAGCCTCAACACCATCAACGTAGACGGCTCGACCGTCCTCGGCGGGTCCTCCGCGTCCTTCGCGTACGAGGCCGGCACCTACCACATGTGGTACCGGCCGGCGGGGTACGGCCCGATCGGCAACCTCCGTCACGCCACCTCGACGGACGGCATCAACTTCAGCGACCAGGGAGCGCTGAGCTTCTCGAACGACCCGTTCCCGAGCGGCACCCCTCCGTGGCTCGGCTTCGAGAACGTGACGAAGGTCGGCTCGGACTGGGTGATCCAGCACTGGACCTACTTCAACGGCGGCGGGAGCTACAACGCGGCCTACAGCTACAACCTGAGCCTCTCGACGATCGGCAGCGACCCGAACAACCTCTCGGTGAATCACGACGGCGCCCTCACCCGCCTCGGCCAGGACACCTCGGGCTCGGCCGGCATCGTCGGGGACACGTCGATCTTCGGCCCGACCATGTCGCGCTGGCTGGCGGGCGGCCCCTTCACCGGCACCGGCTACGACCTCGATCTGCTGAAGGACTTCTCGGCCGACTTCACGGCGGCGGGAAATGCGACCGGCTACATCAACAACCACGGTGACGTCGTGCCGGTCCCGGGAGGCCTCGGCTACTTCTTCGACATGCGCGCGAACTCGGGCGCCCGCTTCGCCAACCAGATCTACTACTCCGAGTCCCTCGACGGCGGCGCGACCTGGAGCGGCGCCACGGGCCTGTTCTCCGCCCCGACGCTCGACGGCTCGCCGCTGGCCTACGCCGCCTCTTTCTCGCACGCCGACGTCGTCGACAACGGCAGCGGGCTCGTGATGTACCTCAACACCCGGGACGCGGACGGCAACTACGTGATCGCCACGACGCTGCCGGTCCCGGAGCCGGGCACGGTGGCGCTCGTCGGCACCGGCGCCCTCGCACTCGCCCTGCGGCAGCGCCGCCGCGCCTGAAGCGGAGACGCCCTCGCGACGCCCCGCCGGCTCCGCTCGGGAAGGCGGGCGGGGCGTCGACTCCCCATCCCCACAGGCAACCGACCTGCACCCGTGCCGGCCGGTCGGTCGGGCCTCGCCGTGATGCCGCCGCTGCCGGCGACGGCGTGGCTGCCCACGGCCCCGCCCGGCACGCGGCGCGTGCAGCCCCCTCGATTTTCCCTGGTGCACGCGCGTCGCGTCTCCGTTTAGAGTAGGCGCATGGACACCCCCATCCGACGAGCTTCCTCCCGCCCGTTCCTCACCCGGGCCGCCGTCCTGGTGCTGGCCGTGGCGTCGGCAGCGGCTCCTGCAGCGGCCGGCGTCGAGTACCCGGAGCCAGACGGAGGCTGGGACTACCTCTTCGACGGCGACGTGGACGCGCGCGGGGCCGACGACCAGTCCGCCCTCGACGGCACCTGGCGGCGTGACGAGGCGACGAAGTGGCAGCAGGCCGGCCTGGATCCGAACGACGGCACCTTCCCGGGCGACGCGTATGCGCCGCCGGGCAACCCGCCGGGCGGCGTCGCCGCCCTGCTCGACGGCGACACCACCTACCTGCGCATCCAGGACCCCGGAGAGCCGCGCGACTGGTCCTACGAGGACCCGAGCAACCGCCGCTTCTGGTTCGGCCGCGACATCGAGCGCGAGCACGCGGGCGCGACCTCGGTCCTGACGAACGGCGTCACGATCACCTTCCGGGCGCGGATCTCGTCCACGGGGGCTCTCGACCCGGTCCACCCGCAGACCTCTCCCGACCCGGATCCCGAGCAGCCGCAGCTCACCGAGATCACGCCCTGGTTTCCGAAGGGCTACAACGTGACCGACGACGGCCAGGGCATGTTCACCGTACAGGAGGACGGCGCCCGGGCGGTGGGCTTCGCGCTCGCCCTCGACATCGACACGCCGGCCTTCCTCGGCGGCGGGCTCGTCATGAACAACCAGCCCGGCCTCTTCCTCCCCGGGTCGGACCACACCGACGCGGCCCACGCGAACCTCCTGCCGATGGCCGACGCGGACCTGCTCGACTGGCACGAGTTCTGGATCACCATCGAGGGCAGCGGAGCGCCGGGGAGCTACCTGGTCGACGTCTACCGCGACGGCTCGGGTACGCCGGTCTCGTTCCTGGTGGCCCAGTCGAACGGCGCCGAGT from Deltaproteobacteria bacterium includes these protein-coding regions:
- a CDS encoding bacterioferritin, yielding MQGDRRVIDHLNAYLQIELAGYAQYLQAAQACAAWGYRRLHEKQMEYSREEIEHAARITRRIVFLEGSPQPQAARAPVPATPVAEQLRRDHELVKHAIDHLQGAIACCEEQRDEGTRTLFEEMLVDEESHLDWLETELRAIRAIGVERYLQEQRIG
- a CDS encoding PEP-CTERM sorting domain-containing protein yields the protein MHTRVSSLRSVFRTLALAATVLAAPQLARAVPVFSNSLNTINVDGSTVLGGSSASFAYEAGTYHMWYRPAGYGPIGNLRHATSTDGINFSDQGALSFSNDPFPSGTPPWLGFENVTKVGSDWVIQHWTYFNGGGSYNAAYSYNLSLSTIGSDPNNLSVNHDGALTRLGQDTSGSAGIVGDTSIFGPTMSRWLAGGPFTGTGYDLDLLKDFSADFTAAGNATGYINNHGDVVPVPGGLGYFFDMRANSGARFANQIYYSESLDGGATWSGATGLFSAPTLDGSPLAYAASFSHADVVDNGSGLVMYLNTRDADGNYVIATTLPVPEPGTVALVGTGALALALRQRRRA
- the hflX gene encoding GTPase HflX; this encodes MTTETRAPRPRAVLLGVQLPGTDEAEHASSLAELARLGKTLGLEVVGRVSQRRARLATGAVVGEGKLAELAGWTGGTGVVPVGPPRPRRRATGAETEAEDEGEEPEEAETPDGGGAEPGAVAAPAPGAGPRASVVLVDHDLTPSQARNLERATGAEVLDRSAVILAIFQRHARSREARLQVEIARLAYLAPRLRESGGGKDRQGGGIGGRGAGESTIELDRRKVRDRIAELRAELARIEREAGTRRKRRGEHATVALVGYTNAGKSSWMRQLTGSGVLVEDKLFATLDTTVRALYPESVPRILVSDTVGFIKKLPHDLVASFRSTLDEARDGDLLVQVVDASDPSFRTQMETTEEVLAGIGATGSPRLLLLNKADRLDPGARAELAAEFPGAALLSAREAADVATLRERIVAHFEHGMEDAELFVPYAQQRVVGEAHACARVLAESHEEAGTRLRVRARPEVLARLRASAAPGRAGADAASPARGSG
- a CDS encoding glucose 1-dehydrogenase, coding for MTLTGRIALVTGGSRGIGRAIALALAEDGADVAVNYRRDAEAAHETVAAIEKLGRRARAYAAPVDDGDACARMVEDVISDLGPVDLLVNNAGIASRGQSVEKTDPAELERVIRTHALGPHRLCQLVLPGMKTRPRGDIVMISSVATLHLPAFGAPYNMGKAALEALAHTLAKEVRKHGIRVNVVAPGLVETEMGRRLMKATAGIEDLRQLDASMPFGRVCQPEDVANAVRWLVSERAAYVTGEKLNVWGGGQG